Below is a window of Entelurus aequoreus isolate RoL-2023_Sb linkage group LG07, RoL_Eaeq_v1.1, whole genome shotgun sequence DNA.
tgagacaAAGACTGACGCAGACCCACTGCGGGTGAACTCTGCTGAGCCAAATGAAGTGTGAAATCAAAGTACTTGTCAAACATGCGGAAAAGTTCGGCCAGCTCCTCTTCTGCCTTCCCTTTGCTCTCCTCCTTCATACAGCGCACCATCATCAACAGGAACTCGTCAAAGTCCACCGTCCCGCTGCCTGGGAACACCATACGCAAGAAGGTCCACCCACGGCTGATACTACGTAATGTTTGCCAACATACCATCTTCGTCCACCTCATCGATCATCTCCTGCAGCTCTTCAGGGGTGGGGTTTTGCCCCAGCATCCTCATCACCTTCCCCAACTCCTTGGTGCTGATGCAGCCGTCCTCCGCGTCTTGGATGAAGACGTCGAAGGCCGCTTTGAATTCTGACAAGTGACATTTTCAACGATACTCATTTTATTTTCAGCATCTCTTGGCTGCACTGCTTTCTGTGTTACATTTGTTGTTGTCCAATCAGATTTCAGCTTTCTGTGCGTTGCCATGCCAACGTCATCTGcccagggccttcagaatcaGGAGTGTAGGCTTAATATTCacgacaaatttgtgctttgttttaaagatgagctatttggatttacactgtatgaaaaaaatgtttacctttgcaacctcattatactgttggctaagttttatattcatacatgtaagtttctcaatacccgacctgttttgtgtgcctttaaaaaaagaattagaactctacgttaaaacactctctacctctaacaaccaaaaagctgtgaaaacgatgatgccctgttccaaatttaaattatttactgaacttgtgtgagcctatggctttgcactttgttttatatatatatatatattgcattctattttagttacttaccataccatatcataccaactttaattataaagccctttaaaaacaagcacagttgaagaacaaagggctgtacaccacaaagaaatagaggcacaggacagactaaaaaataacatttaaaacagaagtaaaatacacattgaaaaagcaaatacaaattaccctaagaacaatttgttggataaaaagcagttaaaaagttaaaaacagtttaatattttattgagtttacaaccccctggcgctgttttgtactgtttttgtacttattttgattattatttctcaatttttTGtatatgttgcaatttataaaataaaataaaaaaaatttttttcaaaaagagtgTAGGCTTAATGTTATTTCAACTATATGAAAGTAGCAGTATAATGGAAAAACACGTAGCCTCTATATTCAAGCTATTGTcacatatatctgatttatgacaccaacagACTTACCATTTAGATATGATCAAACTAGTGTAAATATGATatttagatatgatcaaaatagtgtaAATGTGATATTTAGATATGATCAAACTAGTGTAAATGTGATATTTAGATATGATCAAACTAGtgtaaatgtaatatttagaCATGATCAAACTAGTGTAAATGTGATATTTAGACATGATCAAAATAGTGTAAATGTGATATTTAGATATGATCAAACTAGTGTAAATGTGATATTTAGATATGATCAAACTAGTGTAAATGTGACACTCAGGTCACATGACGGCGATTAGTGGCGTTGTAAGCCTAATATTTTGATCTCTCACCAACTTCGACGGCATTGTGTTAAAGTTGAGTTGTTTAGAAGATAGTTTTGTTGTCTTCCTTGCCAAAGTAGCAGAAGgcagcaacagcagcagcaggACACTTGACGCCACTTTATTTCTTTCACACACACGCCGGCCATCTTTTCTTGTCTCCCGCTCTTTTTTCCTCTTTCCCCCGTCCGTTCCCTATTCGGTCCGACGGAAACAATAGATGGGAACGAAATACGGGaccgtataaaataaaatacaatacaacaaATGTGTTACTTGACAATAACTAACGTGACTCAACATGTA
It encodes the following:
- the LOC133653292 gene encoding troponin C, slow skeletal and cardiac muscles-like yields the protein MDDVYKAAVENLTEEQKNEFKAAFDVFIQDAEDGCISTKELGKVMRMLGQNPTPEELQEMIDEVDEDGSGTVDFDEFLLMMVRCMKEESKGKAEEELAELFRMFDKNGDGYIDLEELKSMLDSTGETITEDDIEELMKDGDKNNDGKIDYDEFLEFMKGVE